A genomic segment from Capra hircus breed San Clemente chromosome 7, ASM170441v1, whole genome shotgun sequence encodes:
- the SPRY4 gene encoding protein sprouty homolog 4, translating into MEPPIPQSVPLTPGSVMVQPLLDSRTAHSRLQHPLTILPIDQMKTSHVENDYIDNPGLAPPSGPKRTRGGAPELAPTPARCDQDITHHWISFSGRPSSVSSSSSTSSDQRLLDHMAPPPVADQASPRAVRIQPKAIHCKPLDLKGPSGPPELDKHFLLCEACGKCKCKECASPRTLPSCWVCNQECLCSAQTLVNYGTCMCLVQGIFYHCTNEDDEGSCADHPCSCSRSNCCARWSFMGALSLVLPCLLCYLPATGCVKLAQRGYDRLCRPGCRCKHTNSVICKAAAGDAKASRPDKPF; encoded by the coding sequence ATGGAGCCCCCGATCCCACAGAGCGTCCCCTTGACTCCTGGCTCAGTCATGGTCCAGCCCCTCCTGGACAGCCGTACGGCCCACAGCCGGCTCCAGCACCCTCTCACCATCCTTCCCATCGACCAGATGAAGACCAGCCACGTGGAGAACGACTACATCGACAACCCTGGCCTGGCACCCCCCTCTGGCCCCAAGCGGACCCGGGGTGGAGCCCCAGAGCTGGCCCCAACCCCAGCCCGCTGTGACCAGGACATCACCCACCACTGGATCTCCTTCAGCGGGCGCCCCAGCTctgtgagcagcagcagcagcacgtccTCCGACCAGCGCCTCTTAGACCACATGGCGCCCCCACCCGTGGCTGATCAGGCCTCCCCGAGGGCTGTGCGCATCCAGCCCAAGGCCATCCACTGCAAGCCGCTGGACCTTAAGGGCCCCTCTGGCCCCCCAGAGCTGGACAAGCACTTCTTGCTGTGCGAGGCCTGCGGGAAGTGTAAGTGCAAGGAGTGCGCGTCCCCCCGGACGTTGCCCTCCTGCTGGGTCTGCAACCAGGAGTGCCTGTGCTCGGCGCAGACGCTGGTCAACTATGGCACCTGCATGTGCCTGGTGCAGGGCATCTTCTACCACTGCACCAACGAGGACGATGAGGGCTCCTGCGCCGACCACCCCTGCTCCTGCTCCCGCTCAAACTGCTGCGCCCGCTGGTCCTTCATGGGTGCCCTGTCCCTGGTGCTGCCCTGTCTGCTCTGCTACCTGCCCGCCACTGGCTGTGTGAAGCTGGCCCAGCGCGGCTACGACCGCCTGTGCCGCCCCGGGTGCCGCTGCAAGCACACGAACAGCGTCATCTGCAAGGCAGCTGCTGGGGACGCCAAGGCCAGCAGACCTGACAAGCCTTTCTGA